GGCTGGAGAAGGTCCCAAGGGTTGGGCTGTTCGCCCATTAAAGTGGCACGCGAGCTGGGTTCAGAACGTCGTGAGACAGTTCGGTCTCTATCTGCTGTGGGCGTTAGAAATTTGAGTGGATTTGACTTTAGTACGAGAGGACCGAGTTGAACTAACCTCTGGTGTATCTGTTGTTCCGCCAGGAGCATTGCAGAGTAGCTACGTTGGGAAGGGATAAGCGCTGAAAGCATATAAGCGCGAAACCCACCACAAGATGAGATTTCTTTAAAGGGTCGTGGAAGATTACCACGTTGATAGGATACAGGTGTAAAGGCAGTAATGTCATAGCCGAGTATTACTAATAACCCATAAGCTTATGTAGAAGTCTTGCGCTCGAAAGGGCGCAAGCACCAACTCTTTTGATTATTTACGATATAATTTTTACCAATATGTTAACTTATACAGTTGAAATATACTGAAACGATTTAAGGTGATTATCGCAATGGGGCTCACCTCTTTCCATCCCGAACAGAGAAGTTAAGCCCATTTGCGCCGATGGTACTGCCAATGGTGGGAGAGTAGGTCGTTGCCTTTCTTTTAAACCTCAATCTTTATAGATTGAGGTTTTTTTTGCGCCAAACTGAAATAATTAAAGCCCTTTTTTAATATCTAAACGTTATGCTGAATTTATTTTAGCATTGTATAAATCTAAGAACTACGATAAATCAGGATGTGAAACTGAAATAAAATCTCTTTGACGAATTCGGTTTTATAAAATGTTTTTAAATTAAATTTTAATAAGCTCTAAAAGTTATTCAGATAGTAAATTAGCCCTCACAGATTTTTAAAACTTGTGAGGGCTTTTTATATACCTAAGAATTTTTAAAGTATTATGAATTTTTAGCCCCGATTGAAGCAATTGTTTGAGCTCTTTTTTGTTTTTTTCTTCTAAAAAAATAAAAAAAGCGAGTGCGGAAAGCGGGAATAGCTTCTAATTATTTATCTTATAAAATTAAATGAAAATAAGTCAGTTTATTATACTAACAATTATCATAAAAAATTAATTTTATTTAGCCTAATTTTGCATAAAATCAGAAATATGAATAAAGCTGTTTATATTGCTGCAAGTGAAGCTAACTCAGGAAAATCGATGTTGAGTTTAGGTTTAATGCAGTTATTACTTCGTAAAAAACCAAAAGTTGGATATTTTAGACCAATTATTGATAATCCGTTAGGAGATAAAAAAGATAATCATATTAATACAATTCTGAATTATTTTAATATAAAATGTTCTTATGAAGATTGTTATGCTTTTACTCGGTCAGATTTAATTGATAGATTAAATGATGATAAAGAAGACGAAGTTATATCTGAAATTATAGAAAAATATAAGATTTTAGAAGAACAAAATGATTTTGTAATTGTTGAAGGTACTGATTTTTCAGATCATGGTGCTGTTATTGAAATGGATTTGAACGTTTTAATTGCAAAGAATTTAGGGATTCCTGTTATTATTGTTTCGGGTGGTTTGAATAAAACATTGGACGAATTTATACAAGGTTTACGTTTAACTTATGATTCATTTGTAAATAAAGACGTTGAAGTAATTTCGGTTGTAGCCAATAAAATTGAAGACATAAATATTAATACTATTGTTGAAGAAGTTGGTAGAAATTTACCAAAATCTGTTTCTATTAATGCGATTCCTATTGATAAAAAATTAAATAATCCGACGGTTAAAGAGCTTTTAAACGAAATTAAAGCAGACGTATTATTTGGTGAACATTTATTAAATAATACGACAGGTGATATAAAAGTAGGAGCGATGCAATTATCTCATTTTTTGCATCATTTGACAGAAGAAAGTGTTGTTGTAACTCCTGCTGATAGATCGGATATTTTATTAGGAACTTTACAAGCCAATATTTCAACAAATTATCCTGCTATTTCTGGTATTGTTTTAACTGGTGGAATTGCTTTAAATTCATCAATAATTAAATTGATTGAAGGTTTAGAAAAAATTGTTCCTATTTTATCAGTTAAAGAAGGAACTTTTGCGGTTACAACAAAACTTGGTAATGTAAGATCTCATATTTATGCAGATAATGTTGATAAAATAAAAATGTCTATCAATATTTTTGAAACTCATGTTGATGTTGCGGCTTTAAATGAAAAACTTACAACTTATAAAGGAACTGATATTCTTACGCCAAGAATGTTTCAATATAATTTATTGAAAAGAGCCAAAGAAGTAAAAAAACACATCGTATTACCCGAAGGAAATGATGATAGAATTTTAATCGCTGCGTCACAACTTCAAAAAACAAATGTTGTTAAATTGACAATATTAGGTAAAAGAGTAAATATTGAAACATCAATAAAACGTTTAAATATTTCTTTTGATTTTGATGCTACCGAAATTATAAATCCTATTGAATCTGATTATTTTAGTGATTTTTCAAATACTTTATATGAGTTAAGAAAACATAAAGGATTAAGTCCTGCAATGGCAGAAGATTTAATGGCCGATGTTTCTTATTTTGGAACAATGATGGTATATAAAGGCTTGGCTGATGGAATGGTTTCTGGTGCAGCTCATACAACACAACATACTATTAAACCCGCTTTACAGTTTATAAAAACAAAACCAGGTTCTTCGGTGGTTTCTTCTATTTTCTTTATGTGTTTAGAAGATAGAGTTTCTATTTTTGGAGATTGTGCGATTAATCCAAATCCAACGGCAGAAGAATTAGCAGAAATTGCTATTTCATCCGCAGATTCTAGTATTGCTTTTGGTATTAATCCTAAAATTGCGATGTTATCGTATTCATCAGGAGCTTCAGGAAAAGGTGAAGATGTTGATACTGTTAGAAAAGCGACTGAAATTATCAAACAAAAAAGACCCGATTTAAAAGTTGAAGGTCCTATTCAATATGATGCCGCTGTTGATGCATCAATAGGAAAAAAGAAAATGCCAAATTCAAAAGTTGCAGGTCAAGCAAATGTTTTAATTTTTCCTGATTTAAATACAGGAAATAATACCTATAAAGCGGTACAAAGAGAAACAGGTGCTTTAGCAATAGGTCCAATGTTACAAGGATTAAATAAACCAGTGAACGATTTAAGTAGAGGGTGTACTGTTGATGATATTTTTAACACCATAATTTTAACTGCAATTCAAGCTCAAGACAAATAAACATTGAAAGTATTAGTTATAAATTCGGGTAGTTCATCTATAAAATATCAATTATTTGAGATGCCATCGCAAGTAGTTATTTGTTCAGGATTGATTGAAAGAATAGGATTAGAAAGAGGTACTGTTCATTATAAATCATCAGAAAATGAAATTGAAGAACAACTTGAAATTAAAAATCATAAAGAAGGATTAGAAAAAGTAGTCGCTTTATTACTCGATAAAAAAGTAGGTGTTATTACTGCTACTGATGAAATTAAAATAGTAGCTCATAGAGTTGTGCATGGTGGAAATGCTTTTACAAAAACAACCATAGTTACTGATGAAGTTAAAAATAATATCAAAGAATTATTTTCTTTAGCACCACTTCATAATCCAGCAAATTTAGAAGGAATAGAAGTTGCTGAAAGTATTTTTACAAAAGCAACACAGGTAGTTGTTTTTGATACGGCTTTTCATCAAACAATACCTGTTAAAGCTCATAAATATGCTATTCCGAATAAATTTTTAGAAGATGATAAAATTAGACTGTATGGTTTTCATGGAACAAGTCATAAATATGTTTCAGAAAAAGCAATTGCATATTTAAAGAAAGAAAACAGTAAAATAATAACGATTCATTTAGGAAATGGTTGCAGTATTACAGCTATTGAAAATGGAAAAAGTATCGATCATAGTTTAGGGTTTAGCCCTGTTTCTGGTTTAATTATGGGCTCTCGTTCTGGTGATATTGATCATTCTTTAATTTTTCATCTGATAGATAATTTAGGTTATAATGCCGATTTTGTTAATAATATGTTGCAAAAAGAAAGCGGAATGCTCGGTTTAACAGGATTTAGTGATTTACGTGATATTGAAAAAGAGGCATTAAATGGCGATAAAAATTGTCAATTGGCTTTAGATATGAATGCGTATCGAATAAAAAAATATATAGGTTCATATATTGCGGTGATGAACGGATTAGATGCCATTGTTTTTACTGCGGGTATTGGTGAAAATTCAGTACTTATAAGAAAGTTAGTTTCTAATGATATGGAGTTTTTCGGAATAGCTTTAGATGAAGATAAAAATGATATTAGAGCTAAAAAATTAACAGAGATTCATAAAGAAAACTCTAAAGTAAAAATATTGGTAATTCCTACCAATGAAGAATTAGAAATAGCAAAACAATCGTACGATTTAGTATAATGATGAATTATAAACATACCTATTTAGTTACTATTCAATATTTAGGATTTCGTTTTCATGGATGGCAAAAACAGCCAAATTTAAAAACAGGTCATTTATTTTTAGATAAAACATTAAAATTTATTTATAAAGGAATTCGCCTTAAAAGTTTAGGCGTTGGTAGAACTGATGCAAGAGTATCGGCAACTCATTTTGCTTTTCAATTATTTATTGATGAAAAAGTAGATTTTGAGCAATTTATGATTGATTTTAACGCCAATGCACCTGGCGATATGCGAGCTTTAAAAATTGAAGATATTGATAATAATTTCAACATTATTCAACATCCGAAGTTAAAAGAGTACAGATATTATTTTTCTTATGGAGAAAAAAATCATCCGTATGCCGCACCTTTTTTAACTCGTTTTAGAGATGATTTAAATATCGAAATCATGAAAGAAGGCGCAATGTTATTTGAAGGTTTTCATAATTATAAAAGATATTGTACAAAACCATCCGAAGAAACAAAGGTTGAAAGAACAATCGAATATTGTCGAATTGAAAAAAACACCGAATTAACAGCTTCTTTTTTTCCGAAAGAAAGTTTTGTTTTAATTGTTAGAGGTGAAGGTTTTTTAAGAAATCAAATCCGTTTGATAATGGGAGGATTACACAGTTTAGGAAAAGGAGAATATGATTTAGATTTTATAAAAGATAGTTTAAATCCTGAAACAGATATCGAATTTATTAAAAATATCGCTCCCGCTTCAGGATTACATTTACATAAAATAGATTTTAAAAATTTAGATTAATTAGATTTAATCTTTAATAAATACGCATTGCTAAGTTTTGAATTTCTAGTTTTCGGATTTAGAAATTTAAGGTTTAGCTTTGTTATTCTAAAGTGATCAACTTTATGTTTTTTATCAATAATAAAACCTGCTGTTTCTATGGTTTTTATTGATGTATTTCGGATAACTATCCAAACATCTTTATTGATGTTTTTTAATTGTTGCTTGGTAATATGAGGTGTATTTCTTTTAGTGTAATAATCTAACGGCCAAGAAAAATCATTTTCATATAAATACACATCATCAGCATTTATAGTATCATCTTCATTTATAATTTTTGCTATTTTTAAACCTCCTTGATATTGTAATAATTCAGGATAAAAGTAAGAATTAAGTACAAAATTTACAAAAACCATCAATAATACCGAGCTTACTACTATTTTAAGCGGAAGAACTTCTTTTTTAAGTATTGTTAATACCAGTAATATTAATAAAACTAAACTTACTAAAATGATGAAAATACTAGGTGTATTAAAAGTGAAAAATAAAAGTAAGCTAGTAATGATTACCATTATTGGAGCTATAAAATAAACAATCCCCATAAAAACTTTTAATGTTTTTTGTTTATTATCTTTCTTTAAACTGTATAAAAATCCTGCTGTAAAAACAGCTAATAGAGGAAGTAATGGATTTAAATAATGTGGTAGTTTAAATTTTGAAAAACTAATAATAAAAAGTATTATTAAAACGCTTCCAATAGTTAAAAACTCGACTCCTTCGGTTTTTTTAAACTTGTTTTTTATCCATTTTTTTAATTGATAAAATAATCCGTAATACATTAAAAATGCCCACGGTAAAAATACCCAAAGTAACGAATGAAAAAAGAAAAAATAATCAGGACTACTTTGTTTAAAACCTTTTGAAGTAGCTCTATTTATATTCTGATTCCATAATATAAACTCAATTCCTTCCCATCCGAATTGAATATAATAAGCATATAAAACAGGCGTAATACTTAAAAATAAAGCGCAAATAGCTAACAATACTTTATAAGAAAATATAACATTATATTTTTTAGTATAAATTATATGTGAAAAAACAGAAAATATAATAATAGCAACTCCATAAAAACCTTTTGTAGAAAAAGAGATTCCCATTGCAATTGCTCCTAAAATAATTGGGAGTAATTTTTTTGTAGAAACATATTCAAATAATTGCCATATAGCAAAGATGGTTGCTCCTGTTAAAACGGCATCTGTACGAACATCATGATTTGCTAAAATAATAGATTGACTTGTTAAAAAAATCAGTGAACCGTAGTGTGCAACGCTTTTATCATATAGTTTTTTAGTTAATTTAAAAACAGAATAAGCTCCAATTATTGTCGATATTAAAGCAGGAATTCTGTATGCCCATTCATACAATCCGAAGATTTTAAAAGAAATAGCCGATAACCAAAAGTGCATATGAGGCTTATCTAAATAAGGAGTTTCTCCTTTAATTAGTTCTGCAAAATTATCGCTTAAAAACATACGCATAGCCATGGTGGCGTATGTTGCGCAGAATCATTAGCCATTAAAGGCATAAATACTCCAACAATATAAATCAATGCAATTAAACAATATAAATACTTAATGTTTTTTTGTTCGTAAAAAAAGGTCATAAAATGATTTTTTATTTAATTGATATTGTTTTCAAGCTTAATTTATTCAGAATAAAAAATACACCGACTAAAGATATTATTGCAGTAATAATATTAAAAGAAAGTCCTACGCTAATAGCTATTGCTTCATCA
The Tenacibaculum pacificus DNA segment above includes these coding regions:
- a CDS encoding ArnT family glycosyltransferase — translated: MAMRMFLSDNFAELIKGETPYLDKPHMHFWLSAISFKIFGLYEWAYRIPALISTIIGAYSVFKLTKKLYDKSVAHYGSLIFLTSQSIILANHDVRTDAVLTGATIFAIWQLFEYVSTKKLLPIILGAIAMGISFSTKGFYGVAIIIFSVFSHIIYTKKYNVIFSYKVLLAICALFLSITPVLYAYYIQFGWEGIEFILWNQNINRATSKGFKQSSPDYFFFFHSLLWVFLPWAFLMYYGLFYQLKKWIKNKFKKTEGVEFLTIGSVLIILFIISFSKFKLPHYLNPLLPLLAVFTAGFLYSLKKDNKQKTLKVFMGIVYFIAPIMVIITSLLLFFTFNTPSIFIILVSLVLLILLVLTILKKEVLPLKIVVSSVLLMVFVNFVLNSYFYPELLQYQGGLKIAKIINEDDTINADDVYLYENDFSWPLDYYTKRNTPHITKQQLKNINKDVWIVIRNTSIKTIETAGFIIDKKHKVDHFRITKLNLKFLNPKTRNSKLSNAYLLKIKSN
- a CDS encoding acetate/propionate family kinase, with product MKVLVINSGSSSIKYQLFEMPSQVVICSGLIERIGLERGTVHYKSSENEIEEQLEIKNHKEGLEKVVALLLDKKVGVITATDEIKIVAHRVVHGGNAFTKTTIVTDEVKNNIKELFSLAPLHNPANLEGIEVAESIFTKATQVVVFDTAFHQTIPVKAHKYAIPNKFLEDDKIRLYGFHGTSHKYVSEKAIAYLKKENSKIITIHLGNGCSITAIENGKSIDHSLGFSPVSGLIMGSRSGDIDHSLIFHLIDNLGYNADFVNNMLQKESGMLGLTGFSDLRDIEKEALNGDKNCQLALDMNAYRIKKYIGSYIAVMNGLDAIVFTAGIGENSVLIRKLVSNDMEFFGIALDEDKNDIRAKKLTEIHKENSKVKILVIPTNEELEIAKQSYDLV
- a CDS encoding tRNA pseudouridine synthase A — encoded protein: MMNYKHTYLVTIQYLGFRFHGWQKQPNLKTGHLFLDKTLKFIYKGIRLKSLGVGRTDARVSATHFAFQLFIDEKVDFEQFMIDFNANAPGDMRALKIEDIDNNFNIIQHPKLKEYRYYFSYGEKNHPYAAPFLTRFRDDLNIEIMKEGAMLFEGFHNYKRYCTKPSEETKVERTIEYCRIEKNTELTASFFPKESFVLIVRGEGFLRNQIRLIMGGLHSLGKGEYDLDFIKDSLNPETDIEFIKNIAPASGLHLHKIDFKNLD
- the pta gene encoding phosphate acetyltransferase, with translation MNKAVYIAASEANSGKSMLSLGLMQLLLRKKPKVGYFRPIIDNPLGDKKDNHINTILNYFNIKCSYEDCYAFTRSDLIDRLNDDKEDEVISEIIEKYKILEEQNDFVIVEGTDFSDHGAVIEMDLNVLIAKNLGIPVIIVSGGLNKTLDEFIQGLRLTYDSFVNKDVEVISVVANKIEDININTIVEEVGRNLPKSVSINAIPIDKKLNNPTVKELLNEIKADVLFGEHLLNNTTGDIKVGAMQLSHFLHHLTEESVVVTPADRSDILLGTLQANISTNYPAISGIVLTGGIALNSSIIKLIEGLEKIVPILSVKEGTFAVTTKLGNVRSHIYADNVDKIKMSINIFETHVDVAALNEKLTTYKGTDILTPRMFQYNLLKRAKEVKKHIVLPEGNDDRILIAASQLQKTNVVKLTILGKRVNIETSIKRLNISFDFDATEIINPIESDYFSDFSNTLYELRKHKGLSPAMAEDLMADVSYFGTMMVYKGLADGMVSGAAHTTQHTIKPALQFIKTKPGSSVVSSIFFMCLEDRVSIFGDCAINPNPTAEELAEIAISSADSSIAFGINPKIAMLSYSSGASGKGEDVDTVRKATEIIKQKRPDLKVEGPIQYDAAVDASIGKKKMPNSKVAGQANVLIFPDLNTGNNTYKAVQRETGALAIGPMLQGLNKPVNDLSRGCTVDDIFNTIILTAIQAQDK